Proteins found in one Panicum hallii strain FIL2 chromosome 4, PHallii_v3.1, whole genome shotgun sequence genomic segment:
- the LOC112889596 gene encoding protein G1-like1 has product MQGGGAADSPGAAAGGDAPRPSRYESQKRRDWHTFGQYLRNHRPPLELARCSGAHVLEFLRYLDQFGKTKVHAPGCPFFGHPSPPAPCPCPLRQAWGSLDALVGRLRAAFEEHGGRPEANPFGARAVRLYLREVRDSQAKARGIAYEKKRRKRPSSSSQQSQQQQAAATPPPKAAPASSPALSDAATDRAADARAHIPEAAVHQHHHFFIPHPHPQFLHGFSLLPGSHPEAVAAGNGSSSGSSAGVGAGSGDEIALAMAAAAEAHAAGCMLPLSVFN; this is encoded by the coding sequence ATGCAGGGCGGAGGCGCGGCCGACAgccccggcgcggcggcgggcggggacgCGCCGCGGCCGAGCCGGTACGAGTCGCAGAAGCGCCGGGACTGGCACACGTTCGGGCAGTACCTGCGGAACCACCGGCCGCCGCTGGAGCTGGCGCGCTGCAGCGGCGCGCACGTCCTCGAGTTCCTGCGCTACCTCGACCAGTTCGGCAAGACCAAGGTCCACGCGCCGGGATGCCCCTTCTTCGGCCACccgtcgccgcccgcgccgtgcccgtGCCCGCTCCGCCAGGCCTGGGGCAGCCTCGACGCGCTCGTcggccgcctccgcgccgccttCGAGGAGCACGGGGGCCGCCCCGAGGCCAACCCCTTCGGCGCGCGCGCCGTGCGCCTCTACCTCCGCGAGGTCCGCGACAGCCAGGCCAAGGCGCGCGGCATCGCCTACGAGAAGAAGCGCCGGAAgcgcccctcctcctcgtcccagcagtcgcagcagcagcaggccgcCGCGACTCCCCCTCCCAAGGCTGCACCAGCCTCCTCGCCGGCCCTGTCGGACGCGGCGACCGACAGGGCCGCCGACGCGCGGGCGCACATCCCGGAGGCCGCCGTGCACCAGCACCACCACTTCTTCATCCCGCACCCGCACCCGCAGTTCCTGCACGGCTTCAGCCTGCTGCCGGGCAGCCACCCCGAAGCGGTCGCTGCTGGCAAtggcagcagcagcggcagcagcgcaGGCGTCGGCGCCGGCAGCGGGGACGAGATAGCGctggcgatggcggcggcggcggaggcgcacGCGGCGGGGTGCATGCTGCCGCTCTCGGTGTTCAACTAG